The Amycolatopsis nigrescens CSC17Ta-90 genomic interval CCGCGGACCGCACAGCCACCGCACCAGCGCGGCCACGTCTTCGGGTTCGACCAGCCGCTTGATCGCCGCGCGGGCGAGCAGGACCTGTTCGAGCACCTGCTCCGCGTCCAGCCCGTGCGCCAGTGCCTGCGCTTCGACCTGGCCGGTCACCAACGGGGTGCGGACATAGCCAGGACTGACGCAGTTGCTGGTCACCCCGTGTTCGGCCCCCTCCAGCGCGGCGACCTTCGAGAGCCCTTCGAGGGCGTGCTTCGCGGCGACATACCCGGCTTTGAACGGGCTGGCGCGCAGACCGTGCACGCTGGACACGTTCACGATCCGACCCCAGCCGCGGGTGTACATGTACGGCAGGCACCGGCGGATCAGCAGGAAGGGCGCGGTGACCATCACCTGCTGCATCCGCGTGAACCGCTCCGGCTCGAACTCGGGCAACGCGGCGACGTGCTGGAAACCGGCGTTGTTCACCAGGATGTCCAGCTCGGCCGGCAACCGGTCCAGAACAGTGGACTCGGCGAGA includes:
- a CDS encoding 3-hydroxybutyrate dehydrogenase; the protein is MTPRSDLDGRVALVTGAGSGIGAACAMALAEAGAKVHVLDRDRASAEAVADQVGGWAHPVDLVDLAESTVLDRLPAELDILVNNAGFQHVAALPEFEPERFTRMQQVMVTAPFLLIRRCLPYMYTRGWGRIVNVSSVHGLRASPFKAGYVAAKHALEGLSKVAALEGAEHGVTSNCVSPGYVRTPLVTGQVEAQALAHGLDAEQVLEQVLLARAAIKRLVEPEDVAALVRWLCGPRAGQLTGASLPVDGGWTAA